The following nucleotide sequence is from Mesobacillus jeotgali.
GTAGAAAAATATAAAGAGTTATTGGAATTCACCATTGCTGTGGCAAGGAAAACGAATGAAGTTACTGTTACTATAGATGAAATGATGGATGATATATCAACGAAATTGTAAACGTGTATAGAAAGAGCAGCCAACTTTAAGGCTGCTCTTTTTGATTGTATGGTCAGAAATGCTATGTTCAGTGATATCTTTTTGCCCTCCAGCGCTTGTCGGGGCTGAACGAGGCGCTTGCGCTTTTCTTTCTATTGAGTTTTATCGATATATTCAAACAGGAAGGATTGTCCGTTTCGGTAGAAGCGTGGATCGTATACTCCCAACCTATCTCCATCGTCGACGATCACAACAAATGGGGACCATTCAGTAAGCGTCTTAGCTTCAGGTTTCTCAGCGAATAAAGCATTAAGATCAGCGTTTTCAGCAGATGTAAGCTCATATTGAAGCTTTCTTTCTGTAAAAAGATTATCCTGATAAATATTAACTTCACCTTCATTCTTGGCGATTACCGTAAATGTCCATGGAACGAACCCGGCAGAAAGAGCGATTTGATCATAATTTTCCTCATATTGATTGTAGAGTACCCAGCCCTGGATACTTTGGATAATGATATGCAGAGCAATGAACACCCATGCAAGTTTGAAATAGGCTGGACTTTTTACTTTATTAAATCTTGACGCTACAAACGCTGTTCCAAGGATCACCCAGAAAACGAAATCTATGATGGGGATTGTCCCGAATGTAATTCTGATGTTGGAAAATGGCTCGAGATAGCCAGTTCCCCAGGCGTTGAATAAATCGCTGGTGTTATGGATGATGACTGCAAGCCAGCCAAGGAAAAATAGTTTTGCATCTTTTACTCTAAACAGAAGGAATGATAGTAAAATAAATAGAGCAGCCCATATTGGTGTCAGGAAAATTGAATGGGTGATGCCTCGGTGCCACATCTGATAAAGTCCTTCATTATCCCAGAGTTGTGAGATGACATCGATGTCCGGGATCTGGCTTGCGCCAACTGCGGTGAGTAAATAAGCACGCTTTTGGGATTTTTCCATATGTTTTTTATCAACGGCACCATATAAGGCTAAACCGAAAAGTGTATGTGTAATTGAATCCATGCTGCACCTCCTGAGGTACATTATAATCCTTAAAGGAAAATTTTTAAAAGCTTAGATATGCATTGCAGGATTGCAAACTTACACCTATAAAGATAAGATTAAATTTATGAGGAATTTTGCCTTTAAACAGAAAGGAAATATGTAATGATGAAAAAATTAAAAGATGAAGTACAATCGCGAAGGACATTTGCGATTATTTCCCACCCGGATGCCGGGAAAACGACCCTAACGGAAAAGCTGTTGCTGTTCGGCGGCGCAATCCGTGATGCTGGGACGGTAAAAGCGAAGAAGACGGGGAAATTTGCGACGAGTGACTGGATGGAAATCGAGAAGCAGCGTGGAATATCCGTTACCTCCAGTGTTATGCAATTTGATTATGATGGCTTCAAGGTGAACATTCTTGACACACCAGGCCACCAGGATT
It contains:
- a CDS encoding metal-dependent hydrolase, which codes for MDSITHTLFGLALYGAVDKKHMEKSQKRAYLLTAVGASQIPDIDVISQLWDNEGLYQMWHRGITHSIFLTPIWAALFILLSFLLFRVKDAKLFFLGWLAVIIHNTSDLFNAWGTGYLEPFSNIRITFGTIPIIDFVFWVILGTAFVASRFNKVKSPAYFKLAWVFIALHIIIQSIQGWVLYNQYEENYDQIALSAGFVPWTFTVIAKNEGEVNIYQDNLFTERKLQYELTSAENADLNALFAEKPEAKTLTEWSPFVVIVDDGDRLGVYDPRFYRNGQSFLFEYIDKTQ